In a single window of the Centropristis striata isolate RG_2023a ecotype Rhode Island chromosome 18, C.striata_1.0, whole genome shotgun sequence genome:
- the sash1a gene encoding SAM and SH3 domain-containing protein 1a isoform X5 has protein sequence MDGSLGNIDDLAQEYSEYYNTCFSDVNDRMEELRKRRVSQELDMEKQDQSSTSLQLRTEIQESLGFSSEVSTPETDRKMPLHKSSSEDGSGGKWDNKKKNKSFWQNFRKSQHKPVMRQTSKGEDIGYVASEITMSDEERIQLMMMVKEKMITVEEALARLKEYERSRQSSSTETAEWTDGSASNLNQSSNCNSREQSDDEQSEDSVKFKRLHKLVNSTRRVRKKLIKVEEGKKHGSEDFLNLGAPTCEDNTALYTGVLKRPPLPQEISLPSLTQDQLSLDGDTDSLTNSPSSSSLDTWSGHKLVKTFSKSSSTHGLIRPPRRTPVSSGGLGGSVSGVGGSGSSFSELDGCGLDDEGKLSRSTTDGEMRKALGSISHGRTCSFGGFDLSNRSLHVVNAGSEANNKEQEAIYREVVKSPTTSRISLGKKVKSVKETMRKRMSKKYSSSLSEQSSPDGAPGSPQSPQPDTDSLEKPKLKAGGSVESLRSSLSGQSSMSGQTVSTTDSSASNRESVKSEDGDDEEPPYRGPFCGRARVHTDFTPSPYDSDSLKLKRGDVIDIISKPPMGTWMGLLNNKVGTFKFIYVDVLSEEEEKPKRPVRRRRKGRPPKPTSVEDLLERINLKEHMPTFLFNGYEDLDTFKLLEEEDLDELNIRDPQHRAVLLTAVELLQEYDSSSDPERSGLSGSQEKLLSEGQGLVGDSPRDSGCYESNENLENGKSRKASRSSRSSAGLQSPDYPTLPMTLSTEALQQNNKNQRTKFPKSFFIKPSLKGFNLLGLRKAQRRSPIPASRSCEDLDGPPQPTGPWKRSHSLGDLHWEQNFEQKDLGVDLKLAKEGPKSANSSPAKVCREEGSPAQNGTPPVSPRGRASRPPVPSQLPLRPPCPTTQCPNPPQLLSSPTPSPPDSSGERIIRTHPKKPPVPPPVPAKKSRERLANGLRHPPLSLPSSPSPTPSPTHSLTRSHPSSPVIRSSCSSPSYGAPALPAKTPSTPASPCATSSASSMGEDSGTPPAVQPPWLSDLGGKVAVARKASHAKMSPDLLTLLEQRLEAEGIDLTEEPYSDKHGRCGIPQPLVQRYSEDLEQPVKDVASNMDQLRVKELRKQHRMAIPSGGLTEMCRKPLPSGNISTVSDWLTSIGLPMYATSLVAAGVDTLSRVASLTESGVWEAGVRDERHIRRLVSEARLVGSHREVQS, from the exons GAGAAACAAGATCAAAGCAGCACATCCCTGCAGCTCCGTACTGAGATCCAG GAATCATTAGGCTTCAGCAGTGAGGTGTCCACTCCAGAGACTGACAGAAA AATGCCCCTGCACAAATCCAGCTCTGAAGATGGATCTGGAG GTAAATGGGAcaataagaagaagaacaaaTCTTTTTGGCAGAACTTCCGCAAGTCTCAGCACAAACCAGTCATGCGACAGACATCTAAAg GAGAAGACATAGGCTATGTGGCCAGTGAGATCACCATGAGCGATGAGGAGCGAATTCAACTAATGATGATGGTGAAAGAGAAGATGATCACTGTTGAAGAAGCTCTAGCTCGG CTGAAGGAGTATGAGCGCAGCAGACAGTCCAGCAGTACTGAAACTGCAGAGTGGACTGACGGATCTGCATCCAATCTAAACCAGTCCTCGAACTGCAAC TCTCGCGAACAGTCAGACGATGAGCAATCAGAGGACTCTGTGAAGTTCAAGCGGCTTCACAAGCTGGTCAACTCTACACGCCGGGTCAGGAAAAAACTTATTAAGGTGGAGGAGGGCAAGAAACATGGCTCTGAAG ATTTTCTGAATCTGGGGGCTCCCACCTGTGAGGACAACACAGCTCTGTACACAGGGGTCCTAAAGAGGCCTCCTTTGCCCCAGGAGATCTCCCTGCCCTCCCTCACCCAGGATCAACTCTCTCTGGATGGAGACACAGACAGTCTGACCAACTCCCCGTCCTCCAGCAGCCTGGACACCTGGTCCGGACACAAGCTGGTCAAAACCTTCAGCAAATCTTCCAGTACCCACGGCCTCATCCGACCCCCCAGGAGAACCCCGGTCAGCTCCGGGGGCCTGGGAGGCTCCGTCTCCGGCGTAGGAGGTAGCGGCTCTTCCTTCTCAGAGCTGGATGGCTGTGGATTGGACGACGAAGGAAAGCTGTCGCGCTCCACGACTGACGGCGAGATGCGGAAGGCCTTGGGCTCCATCTCTCATGGG AGAACGTGCAGCTTTGGGGGCTTCGACCTGTCCAACCGCTCGCTCCATGTGGTCAACGCGGGATCGGAAGCCAAC AATAAAGAACAGGAGGCCATATACAGAGAGGTGGTCAAATCCCCCACCACATCTCGGATCTCACTGGGCAAGAAGGTCAAGTCGGTCAAGGAGACGATGAGGAAACGCATGTCGAAGAAGTACAGCAGCTCCTTGTCTGAGCAG tccagtCCGGATGGAGCCCCTGGCTCCCCTCAGTCCCCTCAGCCCGACACCGACTCTCTGGAGAAGCCCAAGCTTAAAGCTGGAGGCTCTGTGGAAAGTCTGCGCAGTTCACTCAGCGGACAGAGTTCAATGA GTGGTCAGACAGTGAGCACCACTGACTCGTCAGCCAGTAACAGAGAAAGTGTGAAGTCAGAGGATGGTGATGATGAAGAGCCGCCTTACAGAGGACCGTTCTGTGGCCGCGCCCGAGTCCATACAGACTTCACCCCTAGCCCCTACGACTCTGACTCCCTCAAGCTAAAG CGTGGTGATGTGATTGACATAATCAGTAAGCCGCCCATGGGAACGTGGATGGGCCTGCTGAACAACAAAGTGGGAACCTTCAAGTTCATCTATGTGGACGTGCtgagtgaagaggaggagaagcccAAGAGgcctgtgaggaggaggaggaagggccGGCCACCCAAGCCCACATCAGTGGAGGACCTGCTGGAGAGAATCAACCTCAAG GAGCACATGCCCACTTTCCTGTTCAACGGCTACGAGGACCTGGACACGTTTAAATTGCTGGAAGAGGAGGACCTGGATGAGCTGAATATCAGAGATCCTCAGCACAGAGCCGTGCTGCTCACAGCTGTAGAGTTGCTACAGGAGTACGACA GCAGCAGTGATCCAGAGCGCAGCGGCCTGTCGGGCTCCCAGGAGAAGCTGCTGTCTGAGGGTCAGGGCCTGGTGGGAGACTCCCCTCGGGACTCCGGGTGCTACGAGAGCAATGAGAACCTAGAGAATG GTAAGAGCAGAAAGGCTTCTCGTTCAAGTCGTTCTTCAGCAGGTCTCCAGTCTCCAGACTACCCCACGCTGCCCATGACCCTTTCAACTGAGGCTCTGCAGCAGAACAACAAGAACCAGCGCACAAAGTTCCCAAAAAGCTTCTTCATCAAACCCTCCCTAAAGGGCTTCAACCTGCTGGGGCTGCGCAAAGCCCAAAGACGTTCCCCGATCCCAGCCAGCCGCAGCTGCGAGGACCTGGACGGACCGCCGCAGCCCACTGGACCCTGGAAACGCTCCCACTCTCTGGGAGATCTGCACTGGGAGCAGAACTTTGAGCAGAAGGATCTGGGTGTGGATCTTAAACTCGCCAAGGAAGGACCCAAATCAGCCAACAGTAGCCCCGCCAAGGTCTGCAGAGAGGAGGGCTCCCCAGCTCAGAACGGGACTCCACCAGTGAGCCCAAGAGGAAGGGCCAGCAGACCACCTGTGCCCTCCCAGCTGCCTCTCCGCCCCCCTTGCCCCACGACCCAGTGCCCCAACCCTCCACAGCTCCTGTCCAGTCCTACTCCGAGTCCCCCTGATTCCAGCGGGGAGAGGATCATCCGGACTCACCCCAAAAAGCCTCCAGTTCCTCCTCCCGTTCCTGCCAAGAAGTCTAGGGAGAGACTAGCCAACGGCCTCCGTCACCCCCCTCTCTCCCTGCCCTCCTCGCCATCCCCCACTCCCTCCCCTACCCACTCCCTCACCCGTTCTCACCCCAGTAGCCCTGTAATccgcagcagctgcagcagccccAGCTACGGTGCCCCGGCTCTGCCTGCCAAGACCCCGAGCACCCCCGCCAGCCCCTGTGCCACCTCATCCGCCTCATCCATGGGCGAGGACTCAGGCACTCCACCAGCAGTGCAGCCTCCGTGGTTGTCGGATCTGGGGGGCAAAGTGGCCGTCGCAAGAAAGGCTTCCCATGCTAAGATGAGTCCAGACCTGCTCACCCTCCTGGAACAACGGCTGGAGGCTGAGGGCATCGATCTCACTGAGGAGCCCTACTCTGACAAG cATGGCCGCTGTGGAATCCCCCAGCCGCTGGTGCAGCGTTACTCTGAGGACTTGGAGCAGCCGGTCAAGGACGTGGCCTCCAACATGGACCAGCTCCGAGTCAAAGAGCTGCGTAAACAACACCGCATGGCT ATTCCTTCTGGAGGTTTGACAGAGATGTGCCGGAAGCCTCTGCCCTCAGGTAACATCAGCACAGTCTCTGATTGGCTCACCTCCATCGGCCTGCCCATGTACGCCACGTCTCTGGTGGCAGCGGGAGTTGACACGCTGAGTCGCGTGGCCTCGTTAACGGAGAGCGGCGTGTGGGAGGCGGGGGTGCGGGATGAAAGACACATTCGCCGGCTGGTCAGCGAGGCACGACTGGTTGGCTCGCACAGAGAGGTGCAGTCCTAA